One part of the Bacteroidia bacterium genome encodes these proteins:
- the pdhA gene encoding pyruvate dehydrogenase (acetyl-transferring) E1 component subunit alpha: MATTKARAKKGSKSTKAKYSEEKLLEWYESMLLQRKFEEKASQLYMQQKFRGFCHLYIGQEAVSTGLQEVIRPDDHMITAYRDHGPALARGVSADACMAELYGKATGCSKGKGGSMHFFSKEHNFVGGHGIVGGQIPLGAGIGFAEKYKGKDTLCVCMMGDGATRQGALHEAFNLAMLWKIPTIFVIENNNYAMGTSVERTSNVTELYKLGLSYDMPSKPIDAMDLMTVMEEMEEVVEHVRSGKGPYLVEMKTYRYKGHSMSDPMKYRTREELNKYRDRDPIAKLHLYMIEEAKVDKKKIDDIADRIKEVVEKSVAFAEESPYPDPSALYEDVYVGEYPYIMD, from the coding sequence ATGGCGACAACGAAAGCCAGAGCCAAAAAAGGCTCTAAATCTACCAAAGCTAAGTATAGTGAAGAGAAGTTGTTGGAGTGGTATGAATCCATGCTCCTTCAGCGGAAATTCGAAGAAAAAGCCAGCCAGCTGTACATGCAGCAAAAATTCAGGGGATTTTGTCATTTATATATAGGACAAGAAGCCGTTTCTACTGGCTTGCAGGAAGTTATCCGTCCCGATGATCATATGATCACAGCTTATCGCGATCACGGTCCGGCATTGGCTCGTGGAGTTTCTGCTGATGCTTGCATGGCAGAGCTTTATGGAAAGGCTACAGGTTGTTCTAAAGGTAAAGGAGGCTCTATGCACTTCTTCTCCAAGGAGCACAACTTTGTAGGTGGACACGGAATTGTAGGTGGCCAGATTCCTTTAGGTGCAGGTATTGGTTTTGCTGAGAAGTATAAAGGAAAAGATACCCTTTGTGTATGTATGATGGGAGATGGAGCAACTCGTCAGGGAGCTTTGCATGAAGCTTTCAACCTGGCCATGCTTTGGAAAATTCCTACGATCTTTGTGATTGAGAACAACAATTACGCGATGGGTACTTCTGTAGAACGTACCTCCAACGTAACGGAACTATATAAACTAGGTCTTTCTTACGATATGCCATCCAAGCCCATCGATGCTATGGATTTGATGACTGTCATGGAAGAAATGGAAGAAGTAGTTGAGCATGTCCGTAGTGGAAAGGGTCCTTATCTGGTAGAAATGAAAACCTACCGCTACAAAGGACACTCCATGTCTGACCCAATGAAATACAGGACTCGTGAAGAGTTGAATAAATACCGCGATCGCGATCCTATTGCCAAGCTTCACCTATACATGATTGAGGAAGCCAAGGTTGACAAAAAGAAAATTGACGATATCGCTGACAGGATAAAAGAGGTAGTGGAAAAAAGTGTAGCTTTTGCCGAAGAATCTCCTTATCCAGATCCCAGCGCATTGTACGAAGATGTATATGTGGGTGAGTATCCCTATATCATGGACTAA
- the recF gene encoding DNA replication/repair protein RecF: MYIQSLYLNNFRNYEELKLDFSSGINCFCGPNGAGKTNILDAIHYLALTRGFRNNQDRQAVKKGEQYFLDQGEIQQGEHSWQVQCNFAQGKGKRLIVNKKTLRKLSEHIGRIPLVAILPHDTELINGPSAGRRRFLDVLISQYDSAYLRHLIQYDKILAQRNALLKQFAEDRRWDEEQMELWDAQLIPHGIGIHGGRSQFIEDFQPIFAEYFKEIVAEDEVPRLTYYSQLEENTEAGWIDLLKNNRMKDQVNQYTGVGAHRDDLRFYIDEQSVRNFGSQGQQKTFIISLKLAQYQLLEAHKEISPVLLLDDIFDKLDDQRLGRIAAILDQKLKGQTFITDTSYERLAKVFDTKSSGELRFFSVNSGEVEYLDQAETS; the protein is encoded by the coding sequence TTGTATATCCAATCCCTATATCTCAACAATTTTAGAAATTACGAGGAGCTAAAACTGGACTTTAGTTCGGGGATCAATTGCTTTTGCGGACCCAATGGTGCAGGTAAGACCAATATCCTGGATGCAATCCACTATTTGGCACTTACCCGGGGATTTAGAAACAATCAGGACAGGCAAGCAGTCAAGAAAGGAGAGCAATACTTTCTGGATCAGGGAGAAATACAGCAAGGGGAGCATAGTTGGCAGGTGCAATGTAATTTTGCTCAGGGAAAAGGAAAGCGGCTTATCGTCAATAAAAAGACTCTTCGGAAATTGAGTGAGCATATCGGACGTATCCCTTTAGTAGCCATTTTGCCACATGATACCGAACTTATAAATGGCCCCTCCGCCGGACGCAGGCGGTTTCTTGATGTTCTCATCTCACAGTATGATTCGGCTTATCTCAGGCATCTGATTCAGTATGATAAGATTTTGGCCCAAAGGAATGCTTTGCTCAAGCAATTTGCAGAAGATAGACGCTGGGATGAGGAACAAATGGAGCTATGGGATGCTCAGCTTATCCCACATGGGATAGGAATTCATGGCGGACGCTCTCAATTCATCGAGGATTTTCAACCGATTTTTGCTGAGTATTTTAAAGAAATTGTGGCTGAAGATGAAGTGCCTCGTTTGACTTATTATTCACAATTGGAAGAAAATACAGAGGCCGGCTGGATCGATTTGTTGAAAAACAATCGCATGAAGGATCAGGTCAATCAATATACAGGTGTGGGAGCGCATCGGGACGATCTAAGGTTTTATATCGATGAGCAATCGGTCCGCAATTTTGGATCACAAGGACAACAAAAGACCTTTATTATTTCTCTTAAACTGGCTCAATATCAGTTGCTGGAAGCGCATAAAGAGATTAGTCCTGTCCTCTTGCTGGATGATATTTTTGATAAACTGGACGATCAAAGATTGGGGAGAATTGCAGCGATACTGGATCAAAAGTTGAAGGGACAAACCTTTATCACGGATACTTCTTATGAGCGGCTCGCAAAAGTATTTGATACAAAATCATCCGGCGAGTTACGATTTTTTTCAGTAAATAGCGGAGAGGTAGAATACCTGGATCAAGCAGAAACATCTTAG
- a CDS encoding DUF721 domain-containing protein codes for MADKYMSLGEAIQAFLDTHGIKDQTSVQTVINEWEQIMGKPIAQNTEKMWFNRNTLYIKMKSPVWRNELQMARLKIKKIVNEKMKKELIKEVKIM; via the coding sequence ATGGCAGATAAATATATGAGCCTCGGGGAGGCGATACAGGCTTTTCTGGATACACATGGTATCAAGGATCAAACCAGTGTACAGACCGTGATCAATGAATGGGAACAGATCATGGGGAAGCCTATTGCCCAGAATACAGAAAAGATGTGGTTCAATAGAAATACCCTTTACATCAAGATGAAATCCCCGGTTTGGCGAAATGAACTTCAAATGGCCCGATTGAAAATAAAGAAAATCGTCAATGAGAAGATGAAGAAGGAGTTGATTAAAGAAGTGAAAATCATGTAG